One genomic region from Neospora caninum Liverpool complete genome, chromosome V encodes:
- a CDS encoding Zgc:56049, related, producing MAMLEENFDKSVKVIIVGNGTVGKSSLIARFADGKYTSDYKKTLAVDFIEKTRQIKKKDGGDDTVTFFLWDTAGQEEYNSITRAYYRGARAAIIVFSTTDRASFHAVREWHRHAKLTRFTMFP from the exons ATGGCGATGCTCGAAGAAAATTTCGACAAATCCGTCAAGGTCATAATTGTAGGAAACGGCACCGTCGGAAAATCATCGTTGATCGCCAGATTTGCTGATGGCAAATACACCAGCGATTACAAAAAAACCCTCGCCGTTGATTTCATCGAAAAAACTCGGCAAAtaaaaaagaaagacggcgGGGACGATACTGTCACATTCTTCCTTTGGGACACGGCAGGACAA GAGGAATACAACAGCATCACTCGGGCGTACTACCGAGGAGCACGCGCCGCCATAATTGTCTTTTCTACAACTGACCGAGCTAGCTTCCATGCAGTTCGAGAGTGGCACAG ACATGCAAAACTAACGAGGTTCACCATGTTCCCATAA